From the Hyphomicrobium sp. ghe19 genome, one window contains:
- a CDS encoding PPK2 family polyphosphate kinase, with translation MPRKEIDELTGRYLAPFRIAKGKGFKLKKFDPSDTCGLELEKGQARELLQRGTERLAEQQDKLFAQDRWSVLLIFQAMDAAGKDSTIKHVMSGVNPQGCQVVSFKQPSSEELDHDFMWRYARWLPERGRIGIFNRSYYEEVLVVRVHREILNQQKLPSRLVSDAIWDERLADIAQFEDYLTRQGTKILKFFLNVSHKEQKKRFMERLDEPEKHWKFSASDVREREFWSDYMRAFEEAIQATASKHAPWFVVPADNKWFTRLVVAAAVVEALENLDLAYPKIDAAKKKELDGAREALSRERSS, from the coding sequence ATGCCCCGGAAAGAAATTGACGAGCTTACAGGCAGGTATCTCGCCCCCTTTCGCATAGCAAAAGGCAAGGGCTTCAAGCTGAAGAAATTTGATCCCAGTGATACGTGCGGCCTCGAGCTCGAAAAAGGTCAGGCGCGCGAACTCCTTCAACGCGGCACGGAACGGCTGGCAGAGCAGCAGGACAAACTCTTCGCCCAGGACCGCTGGTCTGTCCTTCTAATCTTTCAAGCTATGGATGCGGCGGGAAAAGACAGTACGATTAAGCACGTCATGTCGGGGGTCAATCCTCAAGGATGCCAGGTGGTCTCATTCAAGCAGCCATCGTCAGAGGAACTCGACCACGACTTCATGTGGCGGTATGCAAGGTGGCTACCCGAGCGTGGACGCATAGGTATTTTCAACCGCTCGTACTACGAGGAAGTGCTCGTGGTGCGCGTGCACCGCGAGATTCTGAATCAGCAAAAATTACCCTCCCGCTTAGTGAGCGACGCCATCTGGGACGAGCGGCTCGCCGACATCGCGCAATTTGAGGACTATCTCACGCGACAGGGAACCAAGATTCTCAAGTTCTTCCTCAACGTATCGCACAAAGAACAGAAGAAGCGCTTCATGGAGCGTCTTGATGAACCGGAGAAGCATTGGAAGTTCTCAGCGTCCGATGTGCGGGAGCGGGAGTTCTGGAGCGATTACATGCGAGCGTTCGAAGAGGCGATCCAGGCGACCGCGTCGAAGCACGCGCCGTGGTTCGTTGTGCCTGCCGACAACAAGTGGTTCACTCGCCTCGTCGTCGCCGCAGCTGTCGTGGAGGCACTGGAGAACTTAGACCTCGCCTACCCCAAGATCGACGCTGCCAAGAAGAAGGAACTGGACGGTGCGCGTGAAGCACTCTCCCGTGAACGGTCGAGCTAA
- a CDS encoding ABC transporter permease, whose product MSLASKTADAREQGAPHAVAEAKRPGNRWGRLRLHLTNIYRLLIKELRSIRSDPIMLLLVGYAFTVAIYASATGASTEATNLAIAIVDEDHSDLSRRIADGLTPPTFKPAVQIASTEIDPAMNAQRFLFVIEIPPKFQSDTLAGRQPSIQIDIDATAVAHAFNGMTEVQTVILKYVTEFMTKREGLPGPPLKMVTRVKFNPNLKSSWFTSVMQIISNLTMITVILTGAALIREREQGTVEHLLVMPVVPSEIMLSKILANGLVIVLATALSLWLVVEWWLQVPVAGSRLLFLAGACVYVFAVAALGIALGTIASTMAQFGLLCIPVLLVMMLLSGSTTPLESMPVWLKDIMMVISPTPHFVIFAQDILFRGADFAIVWPEILATAAIGSVYFGFALYRFRRVIFSG is encoded by the coding sequence ATGTCGCTGGCGAGCAAGACGGCAGATGCACGCGAACAGGGGGCGCCGCATGCCGTAGCGGAGGCGAAGCGGCCCGGCAATCGATGGGGCAGGCTGCGGCTGCACCTGACCAACATCTACAGGCTGTTAATAAAGGAGCTGCGCAGCATCCGCTCCGACCCGATCATGCTGCTGCTTGTCGGCTATGCCTTCACCGTTGCGATCTACGCCTCAGCTACCGGCGCCTCGACCGAAGCGACCAATCTGGCTATTGCCATCGTCGATGAGGATCATTCGGATCTTTCACGCCGCATTGCGGATGGCCTCACCCCACCCACTTTCAAACCGGCAGTGCAGATTGCATCGACGGAAATCGACCCGGCGATGAATGCGCAACGGTTCCTTTTCGTCATCGAGATTCCGCCCAAGTTCCAGTCGGATACTCTCGCCGGGCGGCAGCCTTCGATTCAAATCGATATCGATGCCACCGCGGTCGCCCACGCCTTCAATGGCATGACGGAGGTCCAAACCGTTATCCTCAAATATGTAACCGAATTCATGACGAAACGCGAAGGATTGCCCGGTCCACCGCTCAAGATGGTCACGCGGGTCAAGTTCAATCCGAACTTGAAATCGAGCTGGTTCACATCGGTGATGCAGATTATCAGCAATCTCACCATGATCACCGTGATCCTCACCGGCGCTGCGCTCATTCGCGAGCGCGAGCAGGGTACGGTCGAGCATCTTCTGGTAATGCCTGTAGTGCCCTCCGAGATCATGCTGTCGAAGATCTTGGCCAATGGCCTCGTCATCGTGCTCGCAACCGCATTGTCCCTGTGGCTTGTGGTCGAGTGGTGGCTGCAGGTGCCGGTTGCCGGATCGCGCCTGCTTTTCCTGGCCGGTGCATGCGTTTATGTTTTCGCGGTCGCAGCCCTTGGCATTGCGCTCGGCACCATCGCTTCCACGATGGCGCAGTTCGGCCTGCTGTGCATCCCGGTGTTGCTGGTGATGATGTTGCTTTCCGGCAGCACGACCCCGCTGGAAAGCATGCCGGTGTGGTTGAAGGACATTATGATGGTGATCAGCCCGACGCCGCATTTCGTCATTTTCGCCCAGGATATACTTTTTCGTGGGGCAGATTTTGCCATCGTCTGGCCGGAGATCCTGGCCACAGCCGCCATCGGGAGTGTTTATTTCGGCTTCGCGCTCTATCGGTTCCGCCGGGTTATCTTCAGCGGCTGA